In the genome of Chryseobacterium arthrosphaerae, one region contains:
- a CDS encoding GxxExxY protein: MNENEISYIVRKCIFNVYNHLGPGLLEIIYQKILIYELEENGLTVKSEMEVPVFYDGKKFDFNFRLDILVEDKVILELKSVKGLEDIHFKQLHTYLKLSDKKLGLLVNFNTANILDGIKRVVNNL, translated from the coding sequence ATGAATGAAAATGAAATTTCTTATATCGTAAGAAAATGTATCTTCAATGTCTATAATCATTTAGGACCAGGCTTACTTGAAATTATATATCAAAAAATTTTGATTTACGAACTTGAAGAAAACGGATTGACTGTTAAATCAGAAATGGAAGTTCCTGTTTTCTATGATGGTAAAAAATTCGATTTTAATTTCAGACTTGATATTTTGGTTGAAGATAAAGTTATTCTAGAACTTAAATCAGTAAAAGGTCTTGAAGATATACATTTCAAACAGTTACATACATATCTTAAGCTATCCGATAAAAAACTTGGATTACTGGTTAATTTTAATACTGCTAATATACTGGATGGAATAAAAAGGGTGGTTAATAATCTTTAA
- a CDS encoding Mpo1 family 2-hydroxy fatty acid dioxygenase, which produces MRKVDLLFAEYSKSHRNATNKLIHWICVPLIFWTILGFISLIPSPHVCISYFGCISIVSSITVVLITLFYLRLSLRISIIMLILTAATEHFIYLTNIYFEKQSWMVYLAVFVITWILQFIGHKIEGKKPSFLKDLQFLLVGPIWLLSFILKKTGIRY; this is translated from the coding sequence ATGAGAAAGGTTGATTTATTATTTGCAGAGTACAGCAAGAGCCATAGAAACGCAACCAACAAGTTGATCCACTGGATTTGTGTACCCTTGATTTTCTGGACGATTCTGGGGTTTATTTCCCTTATTCCGTCCCCTCACGTATGCATTTCCTATTTCGGCTGTATCAGTATTGTAAGTAGCATTACAGTAGTTCTTATTACCCTGTTTTATCTGAGATTATCATTACGCATCAGTATTATTATGCTCATTTTGACAGCAGCTACGGAACATTTTATTTATCTTACCAATATCTATTTTGAAAAACAGTCATGGATGGTTTATCTTGCTGTTTTTGTGATTACATGGATTTTACAGTTCATAGGGCATAAGATTGAAGGGAAAAAGCCTTCATTCCTTAAGGATCTTCAGTTTTTACTGGTGGGACCGATCTGGCTTTTGAGTTTTATTCTGAAAAAAACAGGGATCAGATATTAA
- a CDS encoding helix-turn-helix domain-containing protein, with protein sequence MSALEKFGVDIFTERNIFERIAVDKPFRPENPAFIFIKSGTIKLRQHFSDLEVSANMFMVTDPQTIYEVVSVSDDFQSRMVSYKREFISALSLKFNRLITYRYFRQQMNKGVPFPESEMEVVWKSVNFLKYILDSETEMLYKKEMVEHLFSVFCYQMAGIISKEDNNSMNQMSRQEEIVFVFLTDLAEYHLTEKTVEFYAERQSITTRHLSSVVKEVTGKTASHIIALIVINEAKVLLNSSNKPVSEISSILGFSDQYAFSHFFKKHLEVSPRQYRHQFEN encoded by the coding sequence ATGTCTGCCCTGGAAAAGTTTGGCGTTGATATTTTTACGGAAAGGAATATTTTCGAAAGGATTGCCGTGGATAAACCCTTCCGTCCCGAAAATCCGGCTTTCATCTTCATTAAATCAGGTACAATAAAACTTCGTCAGCATTTCAGTGACCTGGAGGTTTCTGCCAATATGTTTATGGTGACGGATCCTCAGACCATTTATGAAGTAGTATCAGTGAGTGACGATTTCCAGTCAAGGATGGTTTCTTATAAAAGAGAATTTATCTCCGCTTTATCGCTGAAATTTAACCGCCTTATTACCTATCGTTATTTCAGGCAGCAGATGAACAAAGGGGTGCCTTTTCCGGAAAGTGAAATGGAAGTGGTATGGAAAAGTGTCAATTTTCTGAAATATATTCTGGATTCCGAGACCGAAATGCTTTATAAAAAAGAAATGGTAGAGCATCTTTTCTCTGTATTCTGCTATCAGATGGCGGGGATCATATCCAAAGAAGATAACAATTCGATGAATCAGATGTCCAGACAGGAAGAGATCGTATTTGTTTTTCTTACTGATCTTGCAGAATATCATCTTACAGAGAAGACCGTAGAATTTTATGCCGAGCGGCAGTCAATTACAACCAGACATCTTTCATCAGTGGTAAAGGAGGTAACAGGAAAAACGGCGAGTCATATTATTGCTTTAATTGTCATCAATGAAGCAAAAGTACTTTTAAACTCGTCTAATAAACCGGTTTCTGAGATTTCGTCAATCCTTGGTTTTAGTGATCAATATGCATTTTCTCACTTTTTTAAAAAGCATCTGGAAGTAAGCCCGAGACAATACAGACATCAGTTCGAAAATTAA
- a CDS encoding TolC family protein, with translation MTKKIKTALSVLIAAFPALFFSQQIKQMTAGEVAELAVQNHQQLKVSAQNIDIAKQNINVVKLQKLPTITASTSQFYLGDAVAIDKDFSNSTKIPMPHYGSSYAVQATQLIFKGGLVNKSVEMAGLREQLSELDLEKNKQDVKFLVISNYLDVYKIINQEEVFRNNKKLAQERLKNIQKFYQQGMVTRNEVIRGELAIKNLDQGILTLANNKKILNYNLSIALGLSADTEIIPTESLENKEAGIGMEYYTDLAHESNPLLKSAKKNIDVADKNIEIIKTDNMPTVAGFGGYTLQRPVTTRNPVLDMYSGGWQTGVSLSYNIDNLYRTKEKVKIGELQKAQANDAMILVQQNVDMGVNAAYTKYQEAIQQAEILNDSKRLAEENYKITEAKYLNQLAVQAEMIDAQNQKLQSELDYANAEINVLYQYYNLLKSTGTL, from the coding sequence ATGACAAAGAAAATAAAAACAGCACTATCAGTTTTGATAGCAGCTTTTCCTGCGCTGTTTTTTTCGCAACAGATCAAACAGATGACCGCAGGCGAGGTGGCCGAACTGGCCGTTCAGAATCATCAGCAGTTAAAGGTTTCCGCTCAGAATATTGATATCGCCAAACAGAATATCAATGTGGTAAAGCTCCAGAAACTACCCACCATTACGGCTTCCACAAGCCAGTTCTATCTGGGGGATGCAGTAGCTATTGATAAAGATTTTTCAAATTCAACAAAGATTCCGATGCCTCATTACGGAAGTTCTTATGCCGTACAGGCCACTCAGCTGATCTTTAAGGGAGGATTGGTAAACAAATCTGTTGAAATGGCAGGACTTCGTGAGCAGCTTTCTGAACTGGATCTGGAGAAAAATAAACAGGATGTGAAATTTTTAGTAATTTCCAACTATCTGGATGTCTATAAGATCATCAACCAGGAAGAAGTGTTCCGGAACAATAAAAAACTGGCTCAGGAGCGTCTGAAAAATATTCAGAAATTCTACCAGCAGGGAATGGTGACTAGAAACGAAGTGATTCGTGGAGAACTTGCTATCAAAAACCTGGATCAGGGAATTCTTACCCTGGCAAACAATAAAAAAATCCTTAATTATAATTTAAGCATTGCCTTAGGCTTATCTGCGGATACTGAAATTATCCCTACAGAAAGTTTGGAGAATAAAGAAGCCGGGATTGGCATGGAATATTACACGGACCTTGCCCACGAAAGCAATCCTTTGCTGAAGTCGGCTAAAAAGAATATTGACGTAGCAGATAAGAATATTGAGATTATAAAAACCGATAATATGCCTACCGTAGCGGGATTTGGAGGATATACCTTACAAAGACCTGTAACGACAAGAAATCCTGTTCTGGATATGTATTCAGGCGGATGGCAGACAGGAGTTTCTCTTAGCTATAATATAGATAATCTGTATAGAACAAAGGAGAAAGTAAAAATAGGTGAACTGCAGAAGGCCCAAGCCAATGATGCGATGATACTGGTACAGCAGAATGTAGATATGGGCGTAAATGCTGCCTATACAAAATATCAGGAAGCTATTCAGCAGGCTGAAATCCTGAATGATTCCAAAAGACTGGCTGAAGAAAACTATAAGATTACTGAAGCTAAATACCTGAATCAACTGGCAGTACAGGCCGAGATGATAGATGCACAGAACCAGAAACTGCAGTCAGAATTGGATTATGCAAATGCTGAAATCAATGTTTTGTACCAATATTACAATCTTTTGAAATCTACCGGAACTCTTTAA
- a CDS encoding HlyD family secretion protein, whose amino-acid sequence MENKEQTTQNTAPTPSRPGGEGNKKKNKTNKVRAIISNIIVFLVIGFGLFWLIREYFHIGNKTYTEAAQVEEFINPINTRVSAYIKEIKFIEHQRVKKGDTLVILDEREILTQLGQAEAAYQNAMAQKTATSSSVNTVSNNINVMQSNIAGAKARLWNAEQNLNRYKNLLAAEAVTRQQYDQVKTEYDAQKAAYETLVNQKQSASLSTTEVKSRLGINDAEIKRTKSALDMARINLSYTVITAPYDGVMGRRTISEGQLIQPGQQVATIVLNGQKWVTANFLESQMPNIKVGEKISMTADALGGQKFEGVVTAVSAATGSRYSSVPTDNSTGNFIKVQQRIPVRIEFTAANKKENLDKLSAGMNMNVNINKD is encoded by the coding sequence ATGGAAAACAAGGAACAAACTACTCAAAATACAGCTCCAACTCCTTCAAGACCTGGCGGAGAGGGAAACAAAAAGAAAAATAAAACCAATAAGGTCAGAGCAATCATTTCAAATATCATTGTTTTTCTGGTGATCGGGTTCGGGTTATTCTGGCTGATCCGTGAATATTTCCACATCGGAAACAAAACCTATACGGAAGCGGCACAGGTAGAGGAATTTATCAACCCCATCAATACCAGGGTTTCTGCTTATATCAAAGAAATTAAATTTATTGAGCACCAAAGGGTAAAAAAAGGGGATACGCTGGTCATTCTGGATGAACGTGAGATCCTTACCCAGCTGGGACAGGCTGAAGCGGCTTATCAGAATGCAATGGCACAGAAAACCGCTACAAGTTCTTCTGTGAATACCGTTTCAAACAATATCAATGTGATGCAGTCCAATATTGCAGGAGCCAAAGCCAGATTATGGAATGCAGAGCAGAATCTGAACCGTTACAAAAACCTTTTGGCTGCAGAAGCAGTGACAAGACAGCAGTATGATCAGGTAAAAACAGAATATGATGCTCAAAAGGCAGCTTACGAAACCTTAGTGAATCAGAAACAATCTGCCAGCCTTTCTACTACAGAAGTAAAAAGCAGGTTAGGAATCAATGATGCGGAGATCAAAAGAACAAAATCTGCACTGGATATGGCAAGAATCAACCTTTCTTACACGGTGATCACCGCACCATATGACGGAGTGATGGGAAGAAGAACGATTTCTGAAGGACAGCTGATCCAGCCGGGACAACAGGTGGCAACTATTGTTCTGAATGGCCAGAAATGGGTAACTGCCAACTTCCTGGAAAGCCAGATGCCAAACATTAAGGTAGGAGAAAAAATATCGATGACGGCTGATGCCTTAGGCGGACAAAAATTTGAAGGGGTGGTAACGGCTGTTTCTGCGGCTACAGGATCAAGATACTCAAGTGTACCTACAGATAACTCTACCGGAAACTTCATTAAAGTACAGCAAAGAATCCCGGTAAGAATTGAGTTTACCGCTGCCAATAAAAAAGAAAATCTGGATAAGCTGAGTGCGGGAATGAATATGAACGTGAACATTAATAAAGACTAG
- a CDS encoding efflux MFS transporter permease has protein sequence MYNKGLYSDWVPKPVQLLLIVLLLAVVMPLGGVYTGNISHLVSGTGAMTEYFMWANYATTIGMGACMPVVIRIKMRFKVRDKMVLLLVLLGLMSYINATTLQPMIFVATSLFIGFMKMMVTIELFLPLMVMIGNRGMFYGVFYTFVLVMNQVAVYYAAEFSLLYNWQQFYLFTSVLCFILALIHWIFMHNKYFALKVPLHYIDWLSILLFISTFMFSAYVYSFGRQQDWLNSRNIINASIAAFVSFALLSIRQLTLKRPYLSFRIFTKNNVQHGLFMLFWLGMFLGTASIQNTFAVGVLGYDQLTNARLSVLMIPGIIVAGIIAIFWFKKEKPLKMYIFSGFAGMMGYAIIMYFSMVLEFSYDNWYLPMFLKGYGMCSLFISVWFYTLDKLEMDEMLAAIGLVLVWRTFLAVGIFSTLYSWFQYRFQVTAIGDLAVYMDGMTVSPQNVAANMKAIQLNAIIIATKKIFGYIILAGFGVLFYVATHHFGAKRFQYFRFVRVLGGKSVIARRRLRERKKLLEEIKDAAGPAV, from the coding sequence ATGTACAATAAAGGATTATACAGCGACTGGGTACCCAAACCTGTACAGCTTCTGCTGATCGTATTGCTGCTTGCAGTAGTGATGCCGCTCGGTGGGGTGTATACGGGGAATATCAGCCATCTGGTGAGTGGTACCGGAGCAATGACAGAATATTTTATGTGGGCGAATTATGCAACCACAATCGGGATGGGAGCCTGTATGCCTGTCGTGATCAGAATCAAGATGAGATTTAAAGTAAGAGACAAAATGGTATTGCTGCTGGTATTACTTGGATTGATGAGCTATATCAATGCTACAACCTTACAGCCAATGATTTTCGTAGCTACTTCTTTGTTCATCGGGTTTATGAAAATGATGGTGACAATAGAGCTGTTTCTGCCACTGATGGTAATGATCGGAAACCGTGGAATGTTTTATGGCGTATTCTATACATTTGTATTGGTGATGAACCAGGTGGCTGTGTATTATGCTGCTGAATTTTCACTCCTTTACAACTGGCAGCAGTTCTACCTTTTTACTTCGGTCTTATGTTTTATACTCGCATTGATACACTGGATTTTCATGCATAACAAATACTTTGCGCTGAAAGTTCCGTTACATTATATCGACTGGCTGAGTATCCTGCTTTTCATATCCACCTTTATGTTCTCGGCTTATGTCTATTCATTCGGGAGACAGCAGGACTGGCTGAATTCAAGGAACATCATTAACGCAAGCATAGCGGCTTTTGTAAGTTTTGCTTTGCTCTCCATCCGTCAGCTGACTTTAAAGAGACCTTATCTTTCATTCAGAATATTTACCAAAAATAACGTACAGCATGGGTTGTTTATGCTGTTCTGGCTGGGAATGTTTCTGGGGACCGCCTCCATTCAGAATACTTTTGCAGTAGGAGTATTGGGATATGACCAGCTGACCAATGCCAGACTTAGTGTCCTGATGATCCCCGGGATTATTGTAGCCGGTATCATTGCCATTTTCTGGTTTAAAAAAGAAAAGCCGCTGAAAATGTATATTTTCTCAGGTTTTGCAGGAATGATGGGATACGCAATCATCATGTACTTTTCCATGGTATTGGAATTCAGTTATGACAACTGGTACCTTCCCATGTTCTTAAAAGGTTACGGAATGTGTTCACTGTTTATTTCCGTATGGTTTTATACCCTGGATAAGCTTGAGATGGATGAAATGCTTGCTGCGATCGGGCTGGTGCTGGTTTGGAGAACTTTCCTTGCAGTAGGGATCTTTTCAACCTTGTATTCCTGGTTCCAGTACCGTTTTCAGGTGACAGCGATAGGTGACCTTGCGGTATATATGGATGGAATGACGGTAAGCCCTCAGAATGTTGCTGCCAATATGAAAGCCATTCAGCTTAATGCCATTATTATTGCCACTAAAAAAATATTCGGATATATTATTCTGGCTGGTTTTGGAGTATTGTTCTATGTAGCCACTCATCACTTTGGTGCAAAACGGTTCCAGTATTTCAGATTTGTGAGAGTGCTTGGCGGTAAATCTGTGATTGCCAGAAGAAGACTCCGTGAACGGAAAAAATTATTAGAAGAGATAAAAGACGCAGCCGGGCCTGCGGTTTAA
- a CDS encoding TonB-dependent receptor, translating into MKKHYAFIGLLASGFMFSQNVKDSVASKGIEDVVIVASRKPTKISEIPGTVWVVQKEKIQEQAKNGVPIKEMLSILIPGMDIGPQGRTNYGQNMRGRSALVMIDGVSLNSIRAISRQLDAIDPFNIERIEVLSGASSIYGGNATGGIINIITKIPSKKGISGETEVGIRTGFMGKDDHDFRAAQSIAGKGEKFFGRLGVAYQQNGGAYGADQKQLFTDITQTDLQYNQSIDILATGGYQFNNKHKITASLQYYNSKFNGDRSLFLGENLSAFTTKNASLLEMRDGFSSDKNVGTERYMGTVAYTGNGILGGQDLYVQFATRGEKLGFYPFPGNLKLEKGSIAYMSSSQQDTYYSGLKALLSKSWRGLNVTYGVDIDFEKFEGTQSVYDIAKTMSSGGLTNETKYSLGRYPTNHSQSYAGYVQAKYNILPKLQINGGIRYQNIKVKVDDFVGSEQQTQIAVGYGKSASAIPGGKSSYNVTLANAGLLYKFNEQHQAWGTFSQGVSLADPAKYYGIGTYKLNGTHWDVVSSINVKDQPLQAIKTNQFEVGYRVNRGGFRAQVAGFLSTSDKTVAVDRKTFQILVNDLKLRNMGIEAEVSYSLSNGVYFGASGLLIKSEVDSKGEWKKQEVYNASPSKLVTYIGYNVQNWSFRFQSLQNFKQKDELNNVIEGYNTSDLMIGYRLSWGKFNLGIQNLFNTDYQTIWSKRSQILYSTYGLPELFSYKGRGRTFNLSYTFEF; encoded by the coding sequence ATGAAAAAGCACTATGCATTCATAGGTCTTTTGGCTTCGGGGTTCATGTTTTCCCAGAACGTTAAGGACAGTGTAGCCTCTAAAGGTATTGAGGATGTCGTAATTGTAGCTTCCAGAAAACCTACAAAAATCTCTGAGATTCCAGGTACGGTTTGGGTAGTACAGAAAGAGAAAATCCAGGAACAGGCAAAAAACGGCGTTCCTATTAAAGAAATGCTTTCGATCCTGATTCCTGGTATGGATATCGGCCCTCAGGGAAGAACCAATTACGGACAGAATATGAGAGGACGTTCTGCTTTGGTGATGATTGACGGGGTGTCTCTGAACAGTATCCGTGCGATCAGCCGTCAGCTGGATGCCATTGATCCTTTCAATATCGAAAGAATTGAAGTGCTTTCCGGAGCAAGCTCTATCTATGGTGGAAATGCTACCGGGGGAATCATCAATATTATCACAAAAATACCTTCCAAAAAAGGAATCAGTGGTGAAACCGAAGTAGGAATACGTACTGGTTTTATGGGAAAAGATGATCATGATTTCCGTGCTGCACAATCTATTGCAGGAAAAGGAGAGAAGTTCTTCGGAAGGCTGGGAGTGGCTTACCAGCAGAATGGCGGCGCTTATGGAGCAGACCAGAAACAGCTTTTTACAGATATTACCCAGACAGACCTTCAGTATAACCAGTCGATAGACATTTTGGCTACCGGAGGCTATCAGTTTAATAATAAACATAAAATAACAGCTTCACTTCAGTATTATAATTCTAAGTTCAATGGTGACAGAAGTTTATTTTTAGGTGAAAACCTGAGTGCTTTCACTACAAAAAATGCCTCTTTACTGGAAATGAGGGACGGTTTTTCTTCTGATAAAAATGTAGGAACGGAGCGTTATATGGGAACAGTAGCTTATACCGGAAACGGAATTCTTGGCGGGCAGGATCTTTATGTGCAGTTTGCCACCCGTGGAGAAAAGCTTGGTTTCTATCCGTTCCCTGGAAATCTGAAACTTGAAAAAGGAAGCATCGCTTATATGTCTTCATCACAGCAGGATACGTATTACTCAGGACTTAAAGCTTTATTGTCAAAATCATGGCGTGGGCTGAATGTGACGTACGGAGTAGACATAGACTTTGAAAAGTTTGAAGGAACTCAATCCGTATATGATATAGCCAAAACCATGTCAAGCGGAGGATTGACGAATGAAACGAAATACAGCTTAGGCAGATATCCTACCAACCATTCACAAAGTTATGCAGGATATGTGCAGGCGAAATATAACATCCTTCCTAAACTGCAGATCAACGGAGGAATCCGTTATCAGAATATCAAGGTAAAAGTGGATGATTTTGTTGGTTCAGAACAGCAGACCCAGATTGCGGTAGGATACGGGAAGTCAGCATCTGCTATTCCTGGAGGGAAAAGTTCTTATAACGTGACTTTAGCCAATGCCGGATTACTATACAAATTCAATGAGCAGCATCAGGCCTGGGGAACATTTTCGCAGGGGGTAAGTCTGGCGGATCCTGCCAAATATTATGGGATAGGTACCTATAAGCTGAACGGAACCCACTGGGATGTGGTTTCAAGTATCAATGTAAAAGACCAGCCTCTGCAGGCGATCAAAACCAACCAGTTTGAAGTAGGGTATCGTGTGAACAGAGGGGGATTCAGGGCTCAGGTGGCAGGGTTCTTAAGTACTTCTGATAAAACGGTTGCTGTAGACAGAAAAACATTCCAGATCCTGGTCAATGATCTGAAGCTTAGAAATATGGGAATTGAAGCTGAGGTTTCCTATTCATTAAGCAACGGAGTTTATTTCGGGGCAAGCGGGCTACTGATCAAATCTGAAGTAGACAGCAAAGGAGAATGGAAAAAGCAGGAGGTTTATAATGCTTCCCCTTCCAAACTGGTAACCTATATCGGGTATAATGTTCAGAACTGGTCATTCAGATTCCAGTCACTGCAGAATTTCAAGCAGAAGGACGAGCTAAATAATGTTATTGAAGGCTATAATACTTCCGATCTGATGATAGGATACCGTTTAAGCTGGGGGAAATTCAACCTGGGCATCCAGAATCTCTTTAATACGGATTATCAGACAATATGGAGCAAACGTTCCCAGATTTTATATTCTACTTACGGGTTACCTGAACTGTTCAGTTACAAAGGAAGAGGAAGAACATTTAATCTGTCTTATACTTTTGAGTTTTAG